In Pseudomonas sp. LRP2-20, the genomic window GCACCAGCACGTGGATCAGGTACACCGAGTAGGAACAGTCGCCCAGCGCCTTGAGCAGGTGGTTGCCCTTGAAGTACGGCTCCAGGGCGATGAACGCCAGCACGATCATGGCACTCGGTACGCCCCAGTGCAGCAGGCGTTGCGAAGCGTCCAGGTGATAGATCGCATAGCCTGCCACGCCCAGCACCGCCAGCGGCAGCCACAGGCCTTCGCGGATCAGGCCGCGGCGATGCATCACGCCCAGGCCGATGCCCAGCAGGAATTCGTAGATGATGTCGTTGTTGTAGAAGCGGCTGAGCACGCCCATGCGGCCCAGCACCTCGCTGACCAGCAGCAATGCAGCGGTCACCAGCAGCAGGTGGTGGCGCTGGCGCACCAGAAAAGCCAGCCCGAACAACAGGTAGAAGAACATCTCGAAGTTCAGCGTCCAGCCCACGTTCAGGGTCGGGTACAAGCCGTAACCACCGGGGTTTTCCGCAGGGATGAACAGCAGCGACAGCAGCAGGTGCTGCCAGTTGAAGGCCTGATGCGGCATCCACTGGCTGAACGCCAGCAACAGCCCAGCCATCAGTGCGGTGTAGAACCAGTAGGCCGGGACGATGCGCAGGGCGCGGTTGAGCAGGAACTGACGCGGTTCGATGGGTTTGTCGCGGGTCGACAGGTAGATCACCAGCCCGCTGATGACGAAGAAGATGTCGACACCCACGGCGCCGCGGTCGGTGAGCAGTTGGCCGATGGGGCCGGTGGCATGGAAGTCGAAGAAGATCTGCATGAAATGGTGGCAGACCACCACCCAGGCGGCGAACGCCCGCAGTGCCTGAAGCGAATACAGCATGGAATACCCTGCGATTGCCGGTGCATTGAGGCCCGCATCGAGTGCCCAGGCGAGCGCTGCGCGCTCGTTCGCGGGTAAAACCGCTCCCACAGGGACCGTGCCGACTTCAAGACCAGCGCAGTACCTGTGGGAGCGGGTTTACCCGCGAAGGGCTGCAAAGCAGCCCCCTGCAATCGATCAGGACCACCCACCAAGTCCGACCGCAGCGTATTCGGAAAGGTCAGCCCACCCGATCAGAGGTTCTCGTAGCGGTTCATGTCCAGCACCCCGGCCTCCACTGGCTCGGTCTCCTTGATGTAGGTGTTCAGGTCATGGAAATAACGCCAAAACTCAGGATTGCTGCGGCGTACGCCCCAGCGCATGACGATGCGCTCGAACTTCGCCGCGTCATCCTTGGCGTACTCCATGTCTTCGACGAACTCCGGCACATCCTTGGCCGGGATGTTGAAGATGAAGTTCGGGTAGCTGCTGAGCACGCCCGGGTACAGGGTCAGGGTGTCCAGCCCCGGCTGGTAGCGGTAGGCCTCACCGAGCAGGAACGCCACGTTGCTGTGCGCGCGG contains:
- a CDS encoding acyltransferase family protein, which gives rise to MLYSLQALRAFAAWVVVCHHFMQIFFDFHATGPIGQLLTDRGAVGVDIFFVISGLVIYLSTRDKPIEPRQFLLNRALRIVPAYWFYTALMAGLLLAFSQWMPHQAFNWQHLLLSLLFIPAENPGGYGLYPTLNVGWTLNFEMFFYLLFGLAFLVRQRHHLLLVTAALLLVSEVLGRMGVLSRFYNNDIIYEFLLGIGLGVMHRRGLIREGLWLPLAVLGVAGYAIYHLDASQRLLHWGVPSAMIVLAFIALEPYFKGNHLLKALGDCSYSVYLIHVLVLYAGWFASQRLLLNPYLVFAVCVPSIGLMSWFSYQWLERGLYRRMQAWLAAPREQTPAFALSRVNY